A window of the Sporosarcina sp. FSL K6-2383 genome harbors these coding sequences:
- the trpS gene encoding tryptophan--tRNA ligase — protein sequence MKTIFSGVQPTGIVTLGNYIGAFRQFTELQHEQQCLFCIVDQHAITIQQDPAELAKAIRSLAALYVATGIDPEKAVLFIQSEVPAHAQAGWIMQCISYIGELERMTQFKDKSDGKEGVSSALLTYPPLMAADILLYNTDIVPVGDDQKQHVELTRDLAERFNKRYGDVLTIPEIRIPKNGARIKSLQEPLKKMSKSDPNKKGTISLLDTPKEIEKKIKSAVTDSDGVVAYDVENKPGVSNLLTIESALSGVSIEDLVAKYEGLGYGAFKAGVAETIINHLSPIQEKYFALLESPVLDDILDKGAEKAHAIAAATLGKMEAAMGLGRRR from the coding sequence ATGAAAACCATTTTTTCAGGCGTACAGCCTACAGGAATCGTGACACTCGGCAACTATATCGGAGCTTTTCGACAATTTACGGAGTTGCAGCACGAACAGCAATGCTTATTTTGTATTGTGGATCAACATGCGATTACCATTCAACAAGACCCAGCAGAGTTAGCGAAAGCGATTCGCTCGCTTGCTGCACTTTATGTTGCAACTGGAATTGATCCAGAAAAAGCAGTGTTGTTCATCCAATCCGAGGTACCAGCACACGCACAAGCTGGATGGATTATGCAATGTATTTCGTACATCGGCGAATTGGAGCGGATGACACAGTTCAAAGATAAATCCGATGGAAAAGAAGGCGTATCATCAGCTCTTCTAACGTATCCGCCACTAATGGCCGCTGATATCCTTCTATATAACACGGATATCGTCCCGGTTGGTGATGATCAGAAGCAGCATGTTGAATTGACACGTGATTTGGCTGAGCGCTTTAACAAACGCTATGGCGATGTCCTGACAATTCCAGAAATCCGCATTCCGAAAAACGGGGCACGAATTAAGTCACTTCAAGAACCACTCAAAAAAATGAGTAAATCTGATCCGAATAAAAAAGGAACGATTTCCCTTCTTGATACACCGAAAGAAATTGAGAAGAAAATCAAGAGTGCAGTCACTGACTCAGACGGTGTTGTAGCTTATGATGTGGAAAATAAACCAGGCGTATCCAATTTATTAACTATTGAATCCGCTCTAAGTGGAGTTTCCATTGAGGATCTTGTTGCGAAATACGAAGGTCTTGGCTACGGTGCATTCAAAGCCGGTGTCGCTGAAACTATCATTAACCATTTATCTCCTATCCAAGAAAAATACTTTGCGCTACTCGAATCGCCTGTCCTTGACGACATACTCGATAAAGGTGCTGAGAAAGCACATGCCATTGCTGCCGCTACCCTCGGGAAGATGGAAGCCGCGATGGGACTCGGACGTAGACGGTAA
- a CDS encoding DUF3899 domain-containing protein: MTRNFFIAQLIIALIMLAYFKELTLLSYINSSFLIGGTITFIGLVIFVFSTGFFDVFTVTMRKMLTPKRRMEDVMSMRTPSEIFSAPVFPFLGTGALVLIVMGIGLVIFYI; encoded by the coding sequence ATGACACGAAATTTCTTCATTGCACAACTCATAATTGCCTTGATTATGCTCGCGTATTTTAAAGAACTAACATTACTCTCCTATATAAATTCATCTTTTCTTATTGGAGGAACGATTACGTTTATCGGTTTAGTTATTTTTGTATTTTCTACTGGTTTCTTTGATGTATTCACTGTTACAATGCGAAAAATGCTAACACCGAAAAGACGGATGGAGGATGTCATGTCCATGCGAACGCCTTCTGAAATTTTCTCAGCACCTGTTTTTCCTTTTTTAGGAACTGGCGCCCTCGTTTTAATCGTCATGGGGATTGGGCTTGTTATTTTTTACATCTAA